In Cupriavidus basilensis, the following proteins share a genomic window:
- a CDS encoding beta-glucosidase translates to MHQEILANTGEVSTAVLMPSSSSVAAGRDPDALARDTEARMTDDERFSMLYSLMVRVFGTSAREPRVPADVPAVAGYVKGVPRLGIPPLKLADASLGLRHTDGPDDCATALPAGLAIGATFNPSLARTIGNLIGKEARARDFNVALGGGINLVRDVRNGRNFEYISEDPLLSGLIGAEIVSGTQEEGVIAVLKHVSLNASETNKFFLDAIIDPAAHRESDLLAFQIAIEKSQPGALMGAYNLVNGAYACGNRAILQETIKDAMGFKGWVMSDWLAVYGWEFALSGLDQHAGAQLDKQEWFNGPLRQAYEQGKVPKERISDMVRRMLRSYYAIGIDQQRAAAPVDFAAHNAVALQAAREGIVLLKNEGQALPLAAGRQRIAIIGGYAQTGVLSGDGSSQVMPTSGYAAQVPLRSHPLLGTTVMRLFGSSPLAALRKQLPEAIIEFDCGAHIADAVAMAKRADIVVMFAYRHEAERFDSPDMTLPFGQDALIEAVANENRNLIVVLQTGNPVAMPWRDKARAIVQAWFPGQLGAQAIAEVLTGKINPSGRLPISFPFDVGQTPHPTLPGSDVELGTPIKVHYHEGAEVGYRWFAKTGRQPLFGFGHGLSYATFAYRDLEVVDAESLTVAFTVTNTGARQGDDVPQVYLTDAAGDWRMRLLGFERVSLRPGESARVRITADPRLLACFQSELGCWRMEAGQYRIALGRSAQDLELSIELCLEEREFGR, encoded by the coding sequence ATGCACCAGGAAATTCTCGCAAACACGGGTGAAGTGTCGACCGCCGTGTTGATGCCATCTTCATCGTCCGTAGCCGCAGGCCGCGATCCCGACGCGCTCGCCCGCGATACCGAAGCACGCATGACGGACGACGAGCGGTTCTCCATGCTGTACAGCCTGATGGTCCGGGTGTTCGGAACAAGCGCGCGCGAGCCGCGCGTGCCGGCGGACGTGCCGGCTGTCGCCGGCTACGTAAAAGGCGTGCCGCGCCTGGGAATTCCCCCGCTGAAGCTGGCCGACGCCAGCCTTGGGCTTCGTCACACCGACGGACCCGACGATTGCGCCACGGCGCTCCCCGCCGGGCTTGCCATCGGCGCGACATTCAACCCGTCGTTGGCGCGCACGATCGGCAATCTCATTGGCAAGGAAGCGCGTGCGAGGGACTTCAACGTAGCGCTGGGGGGCGGGATCAACCTCGTGCGCGATGTGCGCAACGGCAGGAACTTCGAGTACATATCGGAAGATCCGCTCCTCTCTGGCCTGATCGGGGCGGAAATCGTATCCGGTACGCAGGAAGAGGGCGTCATCGCCGTGCTCAAGCATGTGTCGCTCAACGCCAGCGAAACGAACAAATTCTTCCTTGATGCCATCATCGATCCCGCGGCGCACCGGGAAAGCGATCTGCTGGCCTTCCAGATCGCGATCGAGAAGAGCCAGCCGGGCGCCCTGATGGGTGCCTACAACCTGGTCAACGGTGCATACGCCTGTGGAAATCGCGCCATCCTGCAGGAGACGATCAAGGACGCCATGGGCTTCAAGGGGTGGGTGATGTCCGATTGGCTGGCGGTCTACGGATGGGAGTTTGCGCTGTCCGGCCTTGATCAGCACGCGGGCGCCCAACTCGACAAGCAGGAGTGGTTCAACGGGCCGCTGCGGCAGGCCTACGAGCAAGGCAAGGTGCCCAAGGAGCGCATCAGCGACATGGTCCGGCGCATGCTTCGCTCCTACTACGCAATCGGCATTGACCAGCAGCGTGCGGCGGCGCCGGTCGACTTTGCCGCGCACAATGCGGTCGCGCTGCAGGCGGCGCGCGAAGGTATCGTGCTGCTGAAGAATGAAGGGCAGGCGCTCCCCCTGGCAGCGGGACGGCAACGAATCGCGATCATCGGCGGATACGCCCAGACCGGCGTGCTGTCCGGGGACGGATCGAGCCAGGTCATGCCCACGAGCGGATATGCGGCGCAAGTGCCGTTGCGCAGCCATCCGTTGCTGGGAACCACCGTCATGCGCTTGTTCGGATCGTCTCCGTTGGCGGCGCTGCGCAAGCAGTTGCCGGAGGCCATCATCGAGTTCGATTGCGGTGCGCATATCGCGGATGCCGTGGCGATGGCGAAGCGCGCGGACATTGTCGTCATGTTTGCCTACCGGCACGAAGCAGAGCGTTTCGACAGCCCGGACATGACGTTGCCGTTCGGGCAGGACGCGCTGATCGAAGCGGTCGCGAACGAAAACCGGAATCTCATCGTTGTGCTGCAGACCGGAAACCCGGTGGCCATGCCCTGGCGCGACAAGGCGCGGGCCATCGTGCAGGCGTGGTTCCCCGGGCAGCTCGGCGCGCAAGCGATTGCCGAAGTCCTTACAGGCAAGATCAATCCGTCCGGCCGGCTGCCCATTTCCTTTCCTTTCGATGTCGGGCAAACACCGCACCCCACGCTGCCGGGCTCGGACGTCGAGCTCGGCACGCCAATCAAGGTGCACTACCACGAAGGCGCCGAGGTCGGCTACCGCTGGTTTGCCAAGACTGGCCGCCAGCCGCTGTTCGGCTTCGGCCACGGCCTGAGCTATGCCACCTTCGCCTACCGCGACCTGGAGGTCGTTGATGCGGAGTCGCTGACCGTGGCATTCACCGTGACAAATACGGGGGCGCGCCAAGGCGATGACGTCCCGCAGGTGTACCTCACGGATGCGGCAGGTGACTGGCGCATGCGGCTGCTCGGATTCGAGCGTGTGTCGCTGCGCCCTGGCGAATCGGCGCGAGTCCGCATTACCGCCGATCCGCGCCTGCTTGCCTGCTTCCAGTCCGAGTTGGGATGCTGGCGCATGGAAGCGGGCCAGTACCGCATTGCGCTGGGGCGTTCGGCGCAAGACCTTGAACTCAGCATTGAACTATGCCTCGAGGAGCGCGAGTTCGGCCGCTGA
- a CDS encoding MFS transporter gives MTAANLDCAVSPTALPAPAPAPGNDERLALRKKLGFGLGDFAFNLYWQATTLYLLYYYTDVLGLPPVTAGWIFGGALLWDALCDPVAGYIANRTRTRWGRYRPYLLFGSVPLALSFMAMFFPTNLQGTTLLALVLVTHMIFRTTYTVLSMPYNALMATLTCDSRERGSLAAYRMVCASAAGLVVALLTLKLVHVFGMADQKRGFFVVMALYAVASIPVFLLTFFSTQERVQPDSHGITIREALATVAHNLPFLLACGITVAIVGAGTFFSKTLPYVMKYGLHREDLIGPALGTVAVQVFIAIPFWAWVMRRTSKRFVAMAGGCLGICGYAALGAIGMPSISVFFILIGLIGFSIAAALLSMWAMVPDTVEYGEWRTGIRGEGTIFGVFSFAHKVALAMAVGGVGHMLGAVDFVANRSQAQSTIDGIWAMLWQGPMIFLGISVGLAFLYPLSPGKHRKILEALHQRRAARTPSN, from the coding sequence ATGACGGCTGCAAATCTCGACTGCGCGGTGTCGCCGACGGCGCTGCCGGCTCCGGCGCCGGCGCCGGGAAACGACGAACGGCTTGCGCTGCGAAAGAAGCTTGGCTTTGGCCTCGGTGACTTTGCGTTCAATTTGTACTGGCAGGCGACCACGCTGTACTTGCTGTACTACTACACGGATGTGCTGGGGCTTCCCCCCGTTACGGCGGGCTGGATCTTCGGCGGCGCATTGCTCTGGGATGCGCTATGCGACCCCGTGGCAGGCTACATCGCCAATCGCACGAGAACCCGCTGGGGTCGCTATCGTCCCTATCTGCTGTTCGGGTCTGTCCCCCTCGCGCTCAGCTTCATGGCCATGTTCTTTCCCACGAACCTCCAGGGCACGACGCTGCTGGCCCTTGTTCTGGTCACGCACATGATTTTCAGGACGACCTACACCGTTCTCTCGATGCCTTATAACGCGCTGATGGCAACGCTGACCTGCGATAGCCGCGAGCGCGGAAGCCTCGCCGCTTATCGGATGGTCTGTGCGAGTGCGGCCGGCCTTGTGGTAGCGCTGCTGACCCTCAAGCTCGTGCACGTTTTCGGGATGGCGGATCAGAAACGAGGCTTTTTTGTCGTGATGGCGCTGTATGCCGTCGCTTCGATTCCTGTGTTCCTCCTCACATTCTTTTCCACGCAGGAGCGGGTTCAGCCAGACTCGCACGGGATCACGATTCGCGAGGCGCTCGCCACGGTGGCGCACAACCTGCCATTCCTGCTGGCCTGCGGCATCACGGTTGCGATCGTCGGCGCGGGAACCTTCTTCTCGAAGACGCTTCCCTATGTGATGAAGTACGGCCTGCACAGGGAAGACCTGATCGGGCCCGCCCTCGGCACGGTCGCCGTCCAGGTGTTCATTGCCATCCCGTTCTGGGCATGGGTGATGCGGCGCACGTCGAAGCGATTCGTCGCAATGGCCGGAGGCTGCCTGGGCATCTGTGGCTACGCAGCGCTGGGCGCAATCGGCATGCCAAGCATCAGCGTCTTCTTCATCCTCATTGGCTTGATTGGCTTTTCGATTGCAGCGGCGCTGCTTTCCATGTGGGCCATGGTCCCGGACACGGTCGAGTATGGAGAGTGGCGTACCGGCATCCGGGGGGAGGGGACGATCTTCGGCGTTTTCAGTTTTGCGCACAAGGTGGCCCTGGCGATGGCGGTCGGCGGCGTCGGGCACATGCTCGGGGCTGTGGATTTCGTCGCGAATCGAAGCCAGGCGCAGTCGACCATCGATGGCATCTGGGCCATGCTGTGGCAGGGGCCGATGATCTTCCTCGGCATCTCCGTGGGGCTTGCTTTCCTCTACCCGCTGTCGCCGGGCAAACACCGGAAGATCCTCGAGGCGCTGCATCAGCGCCGGGCCGCAAGAACCCCCTCCAACTGA
- a CDS encoding TetR/AcrR family transcriptional regulator yields MFRIAFPDAKGGDRGLPQRRTKMQTVRLAQQDRSEQTRAAILGIALEQFSTRGFDAVSLREIADTAGVNHAMIRYYFGSKENLWRESVAHLFDRFVEETLPPGPDTEGFSLDGAKEYVRSYVRYCARHPEHARLMMQEANRDSERLKWMAEKFIRPRHDRTIPLVKQLGALTPGLERIDAVMLLYMITAIAQVPYLLTSEIKYAHGIQVMHEKTVEAHCDAVLAFIFR; encoded by the coding sequence ATGTTTCGCATTGCATTTCCGGATGCCAAGGGCGGAGATCGGGGCTTACCTCAGAGAAGGACGAAGATGCAAACCGTCAGGCTGGCACAGCAGGACCGAAGCGAGCAAACACGAGCGGCGATACTTGGCATTGCGCTGGAGCAGTTCTCCACGCGCGGCTTCGATGCCGTGAGCCTGCGAGAAATCGCCGACACGGCCGGGGTCAACCACGCGATGATCCGCTACTACTTTGGGAGCAAGGAAAATCTCTGGCGTGAGAGCGTGGCTCACCTGTTCGACCGATTCGTGGAGGAGACCCTGCCGCCGGGGCCGGACACCGAGGGGTTTTCACTGGATGGCGCGAAAGAGTACGTCCGCAGCTATGTCAGATACTGCGCGCGGCACCCGGAGCATGCTCGCCTGATGATGCAGGAAGCCAACCGGGACTCGGAACGCCTGAAATGGATGGCGGAGAAATTCATTCGCCCGCGCCATGACCGGACGATACCGCTTGTCAAGCAACTCGGTGCCTTGACGCCAGGGCTGGAGCGTATCGACGCCGTGATGCTGCTCTATATGATTACGGCCATTGCGCAGGTTCCGTATTTGCTGACCTCGGAAATCAAGTACGCCCACGGCATCCAGGTCATGCACGAGAAGACGGTCGAAGCCCATTGCGATGCGGTGCTGGCGTTCATCTTTCGATAG
- a CDS encoding serine hydrolase domain-containing protein has product MTLLGLSMPSIGQAPAAPAQGGPALSPSVAALAKAVSSDPLTMGWMQGFPPPAAKLVMHTPESVVYPRNRWAFSHIRELVPTATVWRGNGPASPLPRAERDIGSIPFTDVDGTRRTFADMLTLTYTDGILVMHKGKVIYERYFGALNDHTPHIAMSVTKSLVGTLAAMLVADGKLDPAAPVTRYLPELADTAYGDATVREVMDMTVGVHYSEDYANPKAEIWDYARAGGMLARPAGYSGPPNFYDFLRTLRKEGDHNQVFAYKTVNAEVLAWILRRVSGQSLAQLLSARIWQPMGAEQDAYFTVDSIGTESGGGGFNTTLRDLARFGELMRNDGRFNGRQIIPTSVVADIRRGGDRAKFANSTSGPALPGWSYRDMWWVTHDSHGVYQAFGVYGQRIYIDPKAELTIVRYASHPVASNAANNPITFRAFDALAQSLMK; this is encoded by the coding sequence ATGACGCTTCTCGGGCTGAGCATGCCGTCAATCGGGCAGGCGCCCGCCGCACCGGCCCAGGGCGGCCCGGCGCTGTCGCCCAGCGTCGCCGCACTGGCCAAGGCCGTGAGCAGTGACCCGCTTACGATGGGATGGATGCAGGGCTTCCCGCCGCCGGCAGCCAAGCTGGTCATGCACACGCCCGAAAGTGTCGTCTATCCCCGCAATCGCTGGGCCTTCTCGCATATCCGCGAACTCGTTCCGACTGCAACGGTCTGGCGTGGCAACGGTCCGGCCAGCCCTCTGCCTCGCGCCGAACGCGACATCGGATCGATTCCGTTTACCGATGTCGACGGCACGCGCCGCACTTTCGCGGACATGCTGACGTTGACCTATACCGACGGCATTCTGGTGATGCACAAAGGCAAGGTCATCTATGAGCGGTACTTTGGCGCGCTGAACGACCACACGCCGCATATCGCCATGTCGGTCACCAAGTCTCTCGTCGGAACACTCGCCGCCATGCTCGTGGCTGACGGCAAACTGGATCCGGCGGCCCCCGTGACACGCTATCTGCCCGAGTTGGCTGACACTGCCTACGGCGACGCAACAGTGCGCGAAGTGATGGACATGACCGTGGGCGTGCACTACTCGGAGGACTACGCCAATCCCAAGGCCGAGATCTGGGACTATGCCCGTGCCGGCGGCATGCTGGCACGTCCGGCTGGCTACAGCGGTCCGCCCAATTTCTACGACTTCCTCCGGACCTTGCGCAAGGAAGGCGATCACAACCAGGTCTTTGCCTACAAGACGGTCAACGCCGAAGTGCTGGCCTGGATTCTGCGGCGGGTGTCCGGCCAGTCGCTTGCTCAGCTGCTCTCGGCCCGCATCTGGCAGCCGATGGGCGCAGAGCAGGATGCCTATTTCACGGTGGACAGCATTGGCACCGAATCTGGCGGCGGCGGGTTCAATACGACGCTGCGGGACCTGGCTCGCTTCGGCGAACTGATGCGCAATGACGGCCGCTTCAATGGCCGTCAGATCATTCCGACTTCCGTGGTCGCAGACATTCGTCGGGGCGGGGATCGTGCGAAGTTCGCCAATTCAACCAGCGGGCCGGCCCTGCCTGGATGGAGCTACCGCGATATGTGGTGGGTCACCCACGATAGCCACGGCGTGTATCAGGCGTTCGGTGTCTATGGTCAGCGCATCTACATCGACCCCAAGGCCGAGTTGACCATCGTCCGTTATGCCTCGCACCCCGTTGCCAGCAATGCGGCCAACAATCCGATCACGTTCCGTGCCTTCGACGCGTTGGCGCAATCGTTGATGAAGTGA
- a CDS encoding MarR family winged helix-turn-helix transcriptional regulator, producing MSPSQPSLLDYLSFRLDRLSDMTKSAASALYEREFGIGVRDLRVLRLVALEPGLTLTRLIALTLLEKSVTSKCVTALAQRGLLRRQIGEQDARQVNLYLTPTGIEMIELTYRRGDVLEQMLLDTLTETERKTLNQCIEKLVVALIAHKSGGER from the coding sequence ATGTCCCCGTCCCAGCCTTCGCTCCTCGACTATCTCTCGTTCCGGCTTGATCGTCTTTCCGACATGACCAAGAGTGCAGCATCAGCGCTCTATGAGCGGGAGTTTGGTATCGGTGTGCGGGATCTTCGGGTACTGCGCCTCGTTGCACTGGAGCCTGGGCTGACGCTGACACGGCTGATCGCACTGACGCTGCTCGAAAAATCGGTCACGTCGAAGTGCGTTACCGCGCTCGCGCAGCGAGGGTTGTTGCGTCGGCAGATTGGCGAGCAGGATGCGCGCCAGGTCAATCTCTACCTGACCCCGACCGGTATCGAAATGATCGAGCTTACGTATCGGCGCGGCGACGTGCTGGAACAGATGCTGCTCGATACCCTGACAGAGACAGAGCGCAAGACGCTCAACCAATGCATCGAGAAGCTGGTCGTCGCGTTGATCGCGCACAAGAGCGGTGGCGAACGATAG
- a CDS encoding UbiX family flavin prenyltransferase: protein METPNRQGRRRIVVGITGASGAIYGIRLLRLLRGLDVESHLVMSRSAHLTLNCETELRPADIHALADVVHANGDIGAAIASGSFHADGMIIAPCSIKTLSEIASGVTSSLMSRAADVMLKERRRLVLMVRETPLHAGHLRSMATVTDIGAIVYPPVPAFYARPASLEDMVDYSLGRVLDLFGLEASLAGRWSGVAAKRNPGDAAHVA from the coding sequence ATGGAAACGCCCAATCGTCAGGGGCGCCGGCGCATCGTGGTCGGCATCACCGGCGCCTCCGGCGCCATCTATGGCATCCGGCTATTGCGCCTGCTGCGGGGCCTGGATGTGGAGTCCCACCTGGTGATGAGCCGCTCGGCCCATCTCACGCTCAACTGCGAGACTGAGCTGCGCCCGGCGGACATCCACGCCTTGGCGGACGTCGTTCACGCCAACGGCGATATTGGCGCCGCCATCGCCAGCGGCTCGTTTCACGCCGACGGCATGATCATCGCGCCATGTTCGATCAAGACGCTCTCCGAAATCGCGAGCGGCGTCACCAGTTCCCTGATGTCGCGGGCTGCCGACGTGATGCTGAAAGAGCGCCGCCGGCTTGTACTGATGGTGCGGGAAACCCCGTTGCACGCCGGGCACCTGCGCAGCATGGCCACCGTGACCGACATCGGCGCCATCGTCTATCCGCCGGTTCCGGCCTTCTACGCGCGACCCGCCAGCCTGGAAGACATGGTCGACTATTCCCTCGGCAGGGTCCTGGATCTGTTTGGGCTGGAAGCGTCGTTGGCCGGCCGGTGGAGTGGGGTGGCGGCCAAACGGAATCCCGGGGATGCCGCACATGTTGCGTGA
- a CDS encoding UbiD family decarboxylase, translating into MPDASTTQQYEGVTMRTKEPRQIAGSASLQRQSLRGFVQSLDERGELMRVSEPVSTQYEISAYLAQLPDGPALRFEAIAGHGLPAVGNLLNTLPRIARGIGATPQTLQQRIVDAIGSGLAPERVGNGPCQQTVIDRPDLQRELPAPLFFPRETGAYITAGVIFARDRASGRGNVSFARVKLLDGNRGMVGIAPNHHLAVMAEAARKRGEKLEIAVTIGNHPAVLIAAALYLRLGDDELEVAGALLGEPVQTVACRTIDLDVPAQCEIVLEGVLDVGSRHDEQLVSEYHGMYEPYGDGPIAEFHCMTRRDDAFFQVIQPGYYPEHTLIGGVAIAAGLARMLRAAAIPVREVAVGHGGCGRLNAVVSIAAHRAGEARKVMFAIWGSVNLIKNVTVVDDDIDPWDSAQVEWAVATRMRPDRDLLIAPGARTDRSEPIKQDGVATKMGVDATRKASDRQDWHRAVPPAEVMERVRARLHADGRLDTGRSDWRP; encoded by the coding sequence TTGCCGGATGCCTCGACAACCCAGCAATACGAAGGAGTCACCATGCGTACCAAGGAGCCCCGCCAGATAGCGGGAAGCGCCAGCCTGCAACGCCAGTCGCTGCGCGGCTTTGTCCAGTCCCTCGACGAGCGCGGCGAACTGATGCGTGTTAGCGAACCGGTAAGCACCCAATACGAGATCTCAGCCTATCTGGCACAACTGCCCGACGGCCCCGCGTTGCGCTTCGAGGCCATCGCCGGCCACGGGCTGCCTGCCGTTGGCAACCTCCTCAACACATTGCCGCGCATTGCCCGCGGCATCGGCGCAACGCCCCAGACCCTGCAGCAGCGCATCGTCGACGCGATCGGAAGCGGCCTCGCGCCAGAGCGCGTCGGCAACGGGCCTTGCCAGCAGACCGTCATCGACAGGCCGGACCTGCAGCGCGAGCTTCCCGCGCCGCTATTCTTTCCCCGGGAAACCGGCGCCTACATCACGGCCGGCGTGATCTTCGCGCGTGACCGCGCGAGCGGCCGCGGCAATGTCTCATTTGCCCGGGTCAAGTTGCTGGACGGCAATCGCGGCATGGTCGGCATCGCACCCAATCACCATCTGGCCGTCATGGCCGAGGCCGCCAGAAAGCGTGGCGAGAAACTTGAGATCGCGGTCACAATCGGAAATCATCCTGCTGTCCTGATCGCCGCGGCGCTCTACCTGCGCCTTGGCGACGACGAGCTTGAAGTGGCGGGCGCGCTGCTGGGCGAGCCGGTACAGACCGTGGCCTGCCGCACCATCGACCTCGACGTGCCGGCGCAATGCGAGATCGTGCTCGAAGGCGTGCTTGACGTGGGGAGCCGGCACGACGAACAGCTCGTGTCCGAGTACCACGGCATGTATGAGCCATACGGCGACGGGCCGATTGCCGAGTTTCACTGCATGACGCGGCGCGACGACGCCTTCTTCCAGGTGATTCAGCCCGGCTACTATCCCGAGCACACCTTGATCGGCGGCGTAGCGATTGCTGCGGGCCTGGCGCGCATGCTGCGCGCGGCCGCGATACCGGTGCGTGAGGTCGCCGTCGGGCATGGCGGCTGCGGCCGCCTGAACGCGGTCGTGAGCATCGCAGCCCATCGCGCAGGCGAGGCCAGGAAGGTGATGTTCGCGATCTGGGGCAGCGTGAATCTCATCAAGAACGTGACCGTCGTCGATGACGACATCGACCCCTGGGATTCCGCCCAGGTGGAATGGGCTGTTGCCACACGCATGCGGCCCGACCGCGACCTGCTGATCGCCCCTGGCGCGCGGACCGACCGCTCCGAACCGATCAAGCAGGACGGCGTGGCCACCAAGATGGGGGTGGACGCGACCCGCAAGGCAAGCGATCGCCAGGACTGGCATCGCGCCGTGCCGCCAGCCGAGGTCATGGAGCGCGTCAGGGCCAGACTGCACGCGGACGGCCGGCTCGACACCGGCCGCTCCGACTGGAGGCCATAA
- a CDS encoding LysR family transcriptional regulator — protein sequence MKLNLRQIEVFRAIMLSGSISGASKLLYVSQPAVSRLISYTEQRLGLLLFQRIKGRLYPTPEARRLFDEVGAVYQSVQRVNEVAENLAENRVGQLRIACSPNIGQSLMPRAVAIFCQRYPDVRIVLHTLIPGALLQGLLTHQVELGITFMPVGHPSLQVLPLYRNRIVAVLPKDHRLAARDCIDASDLIDEPFVGYSSDIPFGQLVQQVFGSEDRQPVPRIEVQQAHVACSMVQAGVGVALVDEITMQGPIWSGVVARPITPEVHAPIDVFRLELQPLSRLAQEFIIVLKSLGT from the coding sequence ATGAAGCTGAACCTGCGCCAGATCGAGGTATTTAGAGCCATCATGCTGAGCGGCTCCATCAGTGGGGCGTCAAAGCTGTTGTACGTCTCGCAGCCGGCCGTGAGCCGGCTGATTTCATATACGGAACAGCGCCTGGGATTGCTCCTCTTCCAGCGCATCAAGGGGCGGCTCTATCCGACGCCGGAGGCACGCCGTTTGTTCGATGAGGTCGGCGCCGTCTACCAGAGCGTGCAGCGGGTCAATGAAGTGGCCGAGAATCTGGCCGAGAATCGCGTAGGACAGTTGCGAATTGCGTGCAGCCCCAATATCGGCCAGTCGCTGATGCCGCGGGCGGTAGCGATCTTTTGCCAGCGTTACCCGGACGTGAGGATTGTGCTGCACACGCTGATCCCGGGTGCCCTGCTGCAGGGCCTGCTGACGCACCAGGTCGAGTTGGGGATCACGTTCATGCCAGTCGGCCACCCCAGCCTCCAGGTGCTTCCGCTCTACAGGAATCGCATCGTCGCGGTGTTGCCCAAGGATCACCGTCTGGCGGCACGCGATTGCATAGACGCCAGCGACCTGATCGATGAGCCGTTTGTCGGCTATAGCAGCGACATCCCGTTTGGCCAGCTGGTGCAGCAGGTCTTCGGCAGCGAGGACCGCCAGCCGGTGCCGCGCATCGAAGTGCAGCAGGCCCATGTCGCTTGTTCCATGGTTCAGGCGGGGGTAGGCGTGGCGCTCGTGGATGAGATCACGATGCAGGGGCCAATCTGGTCCGGCGTGGTGGCCCGGCCGATCACACCTGAAGTGCATGCGCCAATCGACGTGTTCCGCCTGGAGCTGCAGCCGCTCTCCCGCCTCGCGCAGGAATTCATTATCGTCCTCAAGTCACTGGGAACCTGA
- a CDS encoding MFS transporter produces the protein MKEVVLDPQSRPGDDSIQRDDQEARSAGAGRRAVIAASAGNALEWYDFTVYALFAVYIGQNFFQNDNPTVQLMGSFMAFGLGYVARPLGALFLGSYGDRKGRKAALTMTIMLMALGTLLIAVAPPYAAIGVGAPLLIVCGRVLQGFSAGGEVGGATAFLVEHAPAHKKGQYASWLQASMGICNILGALVATLVTTFYTPDQITEWAWRIPFIIGLAIAPVGLWMRKTLDETPHFKQEEARMKQQGITKKAPLLQVVRECPKQLLSGFGLSVLWAAGPYSLIIFMPIYVQKSMGFTGSQAFLAAFIGNIFLTAGCVFAGTLSDRFGRHRILRIGATSLLVCVYPLMMWLQSSHTTLTLVIVQSAFCALISLFVGVAPAALSEIFPTAVRSSGMSLSYNTAVTLLGGFAPAILTWITYTTGVAFAPALYVMGAAIVALVAISLLPKARED, from the coding sequence ATGAAAGAAGTAGTTCTCGATCCGCAGAGCAGACCAGGAGACGACTCGATACAGCGGGATGACCAAGAGGCTCGCAGCGCGGGTGCGGGGCGCCGCGCCGTCATCGCCGCCTCGGCGGGCAATGCGCTGGAATGGTATGACTTCACGGTCTACGCACTGTTTGCCGTCTACATCGGCCAGAACTTCTTCCAGAACGACAATCCGACCGTGCAACTGATGGGCTCGTTCATGGCATTCGGCCTGGGATATGTGGCGCGCCCGCTGGGCGCCCTGTTTCTTGGCTCCTATGGCGACCGCAAGGGCCGCAAGGCCGCGCTGACCATGACCATCATGCTGATGGCGCTTGGCACGCTGCTGATTGCGGTGGCGCCGCCCTATGCCGCCATCGGTGTTGGCGCGCCGCTGCTGATCGTATGCGGCCGCGTGCTGCAAGGTTTCTCGGCGGGGGGCGAAGTCGGCGGCGCGACGGCTTTCCTGGTCGAGCACGCACCGGCGCACAAGAAGGGGCAGTACGCCTCGTGGCTGCAGGCCAGCATGGGTATCTGCAATATCCTTGGTGCGCTGGTGGCCACCTTGGTGACTACCTTCTATACGCCGGATCAGATCACGGAATGGGCGTGGAGGATTCCGTTCATCATCGGACTGGCGATTGCCCCGGTTGGCCTGTGGATGCGCAAGACGCTGGACGAAACGCCGCATTTCAAGCAGGAGGAGGCCCGCATGAAGCAGCAGGGCATCACGAAGAAGGCGCCACTGCTGCAAGTCGTGCGCGAATGCCCCAAGCAACTGCTTTCCGGCTTCGGCCTTTCGGTGCTATGGGCAGCGGGCCCGTATTCACTGATCATCTTCATGCCGATCTACGTGCAGAAGTCGATGGGCTTCACCGGGTCGCAGGCCTTCCTGGCGGCCTTCATCGGCAACATCTTCCTTACCGCGGGCTGCGTATTCGCCGGGACATTGTCCGACCGCTTCGGCCGGCACCGCATCCTGCGGATCGGTGCGACCTCGCTGCTGGTCTGCGTCTATCCGCTGATGATGTGGTTGCAGTCCTCGCACACGACATTGACGCTGGTGATCGTGCAATCGGCGTTCTGTGCGCTGATCTCGCTGTTCGTCGGGGTGGCGCCGGCAGCCTTGTCCGAGATATTCCCGACCGCGGTGCGCTCCTCCGGCATGTCGCTGTCCTATAACACGGCCGTCACACTGCTGGGCGGCTTTGCTCCCGCGATCCTGACCTGGATCACCTACACGACCGGCGTGGCATTCGCGCCGGCGCTGTACGTCATGGGCGCCGCCATCGTCGCCCTTGTCGCCATTTCCCTGCTGCCCAAGGCACGCGAGGACTAA